One region of Zingiber officinale cultivar Zhangliang chromosome 7B, Zo_v1.1, whole genome shotgun sequence genomic DNA includes:
- the LOC122005777 gene encoding diacylglycerol kinase 1-like isoform X2, which yields MRRLNILLNPMQIFELSWEHGPEEALSLFNKVPNFRILICGGDGTIGWVLSAIDKLKFESPPPISILPAGTGNDLARVLSWGAGLGAIEKNGGLFKILQDIEHSAVTLLDRWKITTETAQNGLSQSPKFMNNYLGIGCDAKIALDIHNLREENPEKFYNQFMNKMLYAREGAKNLMDRTFADFPLQIRLMVDGVKIEIPQDSEGILVANIGSYMGGVDLWKNEDGNYDNFRPQSMHDKLLEVVCFTGTWHLGRLQVGLSRARRLAQGRFIKIHLVASMPVQVDGEPWYQQPCTLEVSHHGQVFMLKNVSEEPLGHAVATITDILETAEINGIITAKQKKSLLQEMALRLS from the exons ATGCGGCGTTTAAATATTCTTCTAAATCCTATGCAG ATCTTTGAATTAAGCTGGGAACATGGACCAGAGGAAGCACTCTCTTTGTTCAACAAGGTACCAAATTTCAGGATTCTCATTTGTGGCGGAGATGGTACAATTGGTTGGGTTCTCAGTGCAATTGACAAACTAAAATTTGAATCACCTCCGCCTATTTCAATCCTTCCAGCTGGTACTGGTAATGATCTTGCAAGAGTCTTATCATGGGGTGCTGGTCTTGGCGCCATTGAGAAGAATGGAGGTTTATTCAAAATTTTGCAAGATATAGAACATTCTGCTGTCACCCTTCTTGATAGATGGAAAATAACAACTGAAACTGCACAAAATGGTCTTTCTCAATCTCCAAAGTTTATGAATAACTATCTTG GCATTGGATGCGATGCTAAGATTGCTTTAGACATCCATAATCTGCGTGAGGAAAACCCTGAAAAGTTCTACAACCAG TTTATGAACAAAATGTTGTACGCAAGAGAAGGAGCAAAGAACCTGATGGATAGGACATTTGCTGACTTTCCCTTGCAAATCAGATTAATGGTAGATGGGGTGAAGATTGAAATTCCTCAG GATTCAGAAGGTATCCTTGTGGCTAATATTGGCAGCTACATGGGAGGGGTTGATTTATGGAAAAATGAAGATGGGAATTATGACAACTTTAGACCACAATCAATGCACGATAAGTTGCTGGAAGTTGTTTGTTTCACTGGAACATGGCACTTAGGAAGGCTTCAG GTAGGGCTTTCTCGGGCTAGAAGGCTTGCACAAGGGCGTTTTATCAAGATCCATCTTGTTGCTTCTATGCCTGTTCAAGTGGATGGGGAGCCATGGTATCAGCAACCCTGCACCCTGGAAGTATCTCATCATGGCCAG GTCTTCATGTTGAAGAATGTATCAGAGGAGCCTCTCGGCCATGCTGTAGCCACCATCACTGATATTCTTGAAACTGCTGAAATTAATGGAATTATCACAGCGAAACAGAAAAAATCTCTTCTTCAGGAGATGGCCTTAAGGCTCTCTTGA
- the LOC122005777 gene encoding diacylglycerol kinase 1-like isoform X1 — protein sequence MDDNRDKSIMGSAVLNAPLFDEAGHWLFILSYLTVIAVGILMTLFLMNQLKANISLSLMKAIRSRSKKNRKAKNRAPGSAHVWKVEPCSRSRGLKCIVCLYSVSPSQSPDESIYRCDICSAAAHLSCLSNTYEDCKCVSMIGYKHVKHQWAVQWAEIADQPEETSFCSYCEEPCSGYLLGGSPFWYCMWCQRLVHINCQASFAHENGDSCDLGALRRLILSPLYVKDLSKSGTGGLLSSLTHGANELASTVRERLRNHSKKHKKYKEISIDSGDINMDLCKSSNGGCLNSEGTMNINHQSQNINSCTDPNSEIYRSTSNNGDCHRGNNQKYELLELPSDARPLVVFINKRSGAQHGDALMRRLNILLNPMQIFELSWEHGPEEALSLFNKVPNFRILICGGDGTIGWVLSAIDKLKFESPPPISILPAGTGNDLARVLSWGAGLGAIEKNGGLFKILQDIEHSAVTLLDRWKITTETAQNGLSQSPKFMNNYLGIGCDAKIALDIHNLREENPEKFYNQFMNKMLYAREGAKNLMDRTFADFPLQIRLMVDGVKIEIPQDSEGILVANIGSYMGGVDLWKNEDGNYDNFRPQSMHDKLLEVVCFTGTWHLGRLQVGLSRARRLAQGRFIKIHLVASMPVQVDGEPWYQQPCTLEVSHHGQVFMLKNVSEEPLGHAVATITDILETAEINGIITAKQKKSLLQEMALRLS from the exons ATGGATGACAATAGAGACAAATCGATTATGGGAAGTGCTGTATTGAATGCCCCTTTATTCGATGAAGCAGGACATTGGCTTTTCATTTTATCCTATCTTACGGTTATTGCTGTTGGAATCCTGATGACATTGTTTCTTATGAATCAATTGAAGGCGAATATTAGTTTAAGCTTGATGAAGGCCATCAGATCAAGATCAAAGAAGAATAGAAAAGCTAAAAATAGAGCTCCTGGATCTGCACATGTATGGAAAGTAGAACCTTGTTCTCGGTCAAGAGGACTTAAGTGCATTGTATGCTTATATTCTGTATCACCATCTCAATCACCAGATGAGAGCATCTATCGCTGTGATATCTGTAGTGCTGCTGCACACTTGTCTTGCTTGTCGAACACTTATGAAGACTGTAAATGTGTGTCTATGATTGGTTATAAGCATGTAAAGCACCAATGGGCTGTACAATGGGCTGAAATAGCGGATCAACCTGAAGAAACTTCTTTCTGCAGTTATTGTGAAGAACCTTGCAGTGGGTATTTGCTAGGTGGCTCACCCTTTTGGTACTGTATGTGGTGTCAAAGGCTAGTGCACATCAACTGCCAAGCTAGTTTTGCCCATGAGAACGGTGACTCCTGTGACTTGGGTGCTCTGAGGAGGCTTATACTTTCACCTCTTTATGTAAAAGACTTGAGCAAATCTGGAACTGGAGGGCTTTTAAGCTCTCTGACTCATGGGGCAAATGAGTTAGCATCTACAGTACGTGAACGTCTTAGGAATCATAGTAAGAAACATAAGAAATACAAGGAAATATCCATTGATTCAGGTGATATAAACATGGATTTGTGCAAGTCAAGCAATGGGGGTTGTTTAAACTCTGAAGGTACAATGAATATTAATCACCAAAGTCAGAATATCAATTCATGCACAGacccaaattctgaaatttacaGGTCAACATCTAATAATGGTGACTGTCACAGAGGAAATAATCAGAAATATGAACTTCTGGAGTTGCCTTCAGATGCTAGACCGTTGGTTGTCTTCATCAACAAGAGAAGTGGTGCTCAGCATGGTGATGCACTAATGCGGCGTTTAAATATTCTTCTAAATCCTATGCAG ATCTTTGAATTAAGCTGGGAACATGGACCAGAGGAAGCACTCTCTTTGTTCAACAAGGTACCAAATTTCAGGATTCTCATTTGTGGCGGAGATGGTACAATTGGTTGGGTTCTCAGTGCAATTGACAAACTAAAATTTGAATCACCTCCGCCTATTTCAATCCTTCCAGCTGGTACTGGTAATGATCTTGCAAGAGTCTTATCATGGGGTGCTGGTCTTGGCGCCATTGAGAAGAATGGAGGTTTATTCAAAATTTTGCAAGATATAGAACATTCTGCTGTCACCCTTCTTGATAGATGGAAAATAACAACTGAAACTGCACAAAATGGTCTTTCTCAATCTCCAAAGTTTATGAATAACTATCTTG GCATTGGATGCGATGCTAAGATTGCTTTAGACATCCATAATCTGCGTGAGGAAAACCCTGAAAAGTTCTACAACCAG TTTATGAACAAAATGTTGTACGCAAGAGAAGGAGCAAAGAACCTGATGGATAGGACATTTGCTGACTTTCCCTTGCAAATCAGATTAATGGTAGATGGGGTGAAGATTGAAATTCCTCAG GATTCAGAAGGTATCCTTGTGGCTAATATTGGCAGCTACATGGGAGGGGTTGATTTATGGAAAAATGAAGATGGGAATTATGACAACTTTAGACCACAATCAATGCACGATAAGTTGCTGGAAGTTGTTTGTTTCACTGGAACATGGCACTTAGGAAGGCTTCAG GTAGGGCTTTCTCGGGCTAGAAGGCTTGCACAAGGGCGTTTTATCAAGATCCATCTTGTTGCTTCTATGCCTGTTCAAGTGGATGGGGAGCCATGGTATCAGCAACCCTGCACCCTGGAAGTATCTCATCATGGCCAG GTCTTCATGTTGAAGAATGTATCAGAGGAGCCTCTCGGCCATGCTGTAGCCACCATCACTGATATTCTTGAAACTGCTGAAATTAATGGAATTATCACAGCGAAACAGAAAAAATCTCTTCTTCAGGAGATGGCCTTAAGGCTCTCTTGA